In the genome of Colwellia sp. PAMC 21821, the window CATGTTGGTACATGTTCGTGATGGCAAAGGAGGAAAAGACCGCATGGTACCTCTGCCTGAGCTCACCCTCTTAGCGCTAAGGGATTATTGGAAAACTCACCGCCACGAGCGTTTGATTTTTCCTGGAACTCATACAAAAACGAATACGCCTATGGATAAAGGCAGTGTTCAAAAAGCGTTAAAACGTGTGCTTCAAGACTGCCACATTAAAAAACTCATTAGCCCACATTCGCTGCGTCATTGTTATGCTACGCACCTGCTTGAACAGGGGCTTGATTTACGCTCTTTACAGCATCTATTGGGACACGCAAGTCTCAACACCACGGCACGCTACACACAACTCACGAAAGTTAAACAACGTGATATGTCACGCGCGGTAAATCAATTAACAGATAAATTGACCATTACATGGTCGGTAAAATGAGCACCTTTATCGCGTTACTACGTCAACATCATCAAGCCCTTGAAACTCAGTATAGCCGTCAACTATCACATGATATGCGCCAAGCGATTTTTGCCATGCTGTCATGTAAAACGGGGCAACAAGGTCAATCATTATGGGCATGCTCAGCTTGTGAGCATCATGAGAGCCAAGCGCTTTCTTGTGGTCATAGAAACTGCCCACAATGTCAGCAAAGCACAACGTCAACGTGGCTTGAAAGACAAAAACAAAAACGCTTACCTGTGCAATATTACATGACAACCTTTACCTTGCCCTATGAGTTAAGAGCGTTAGCTCGCAAGCGACCTAAAGCCCTATATCAAATAATGTTTAGTGTCAGCGCGTCAATCTTAAAAGATTTTGCACGACGTAATAAGTTAGGGACAATAGGGTTTACGAGTGTTTTACATACCCACAGCAGAAGACGTGAGCTGCATCCTCATATACATATCATAGTGCCCAATGGCGGTTATGATGCAAAACGTAAGCAGTGGAAGCAAGGCAAGCCGGGTTATTTGTTTAATGCGAAGGCACTCGCTAAGGTATGGCGAGCTCGCATATTTGAGGCAATTAACCAACATCCTGAGTTATCGCTGAAAGACATTAACATCATGCCAAAGCAATGGGTCGTTCATTGTAAAAAGGTGGGCTATGGTCTGCCTGCGTTAAAATACCTTTCAAGATACCTTTATCGTGGTGTATTAGCGGACAAAGATATTATCAGCCATGACCATAAAAACGTCACCTTTCGTTATACAAATAGCACCACTAAAAAAACTGAAACACGTACGCTACCCACCTTAACGTTTCTGATGCTGATATTACAGCATGCATTACCTAAAGGGTTACAGCGTGTTCGAGACTATGGTCTCTTATCCTCGGGCGCTAGGAAAATACGATTATTGATACAGTTTTTATTAACCGAGTTTACTCACCTTTTACCGCCAAGCATCACACCATCCAAACCCAAAGCAAAACGGGCTTGTCCGTGCTGTCAGCATCAGATGCTATGTACTGGCGTCATTAGGGCTGGCTAATAAAGAAAGAAAGAAAAGGATGATGGTGTAAACAAACGCTCATGAGGAAATAAATATTCTATGCATAAATAACTGAATTAACAGCGGAAAAACACCCAGGTTTTTCGC includes:
- a CDS encoding IS91 family transposase; protein product: MSTFIALLRQHHQALETQYSRQLSHDMRQAIFAMLSCKTGQQGQSLWACSACEHHESQALSCGHRNCPQCQQSTTSTWLERQKQKRLPVQYYMTTFTLPYELRALARKRPKALYQIMFSVSASILKDFARRNKLGTIGFTSVLHTHSRRRELHPHIHIIVPNGGYDAKRKQWKQGKPGYLFNAKALAKVWRARIFEAINQHPELSLKDINIMPKQWVVHCKKVGYGLPALKYLSRYLYRGVLADKDIISHDHKNVTFRYTNSTTKKTETRTLPTLTFLMLILQHALPKGLQRVRDYGLLSSGARKIRLLIQFLLTEFTHLLPPSITPSKPKAKRACPCCQHQMLCTGVIRAG